From a single Micromonospora carbonacea genomic region:
- the lysS gene encoding lysine--tRNA ligase, with protein sequence MTEQNPVPVDPADDLPEQMKVRREKRDRMLADGVEPYPVGFPRTDTLAEVRARYADLPTDTATGDRVSVTGRVIFVRNTGKLCFATLRDGDGTELQAMLSLDRVGAERLDDWKRLVDLGDHVGVTGEVITSRRGELSVLAEQWAVTAKALRPLPVAHKPLSEEARVRQRYVDLIVRPQARQMVRTRAAAVRSLRDCLHGQGFVEVETPMLQLLHGGAAARPFVTHSNALSTDLYLRIAPELFLKRAVVGGVDRVFEINRNFRNEGVDSSHSPEFAMLEAYQAYGDYDTMAALTRNLVQEAAIAVGGSTVVTHADGREFDLGGEWRSVTLFGVLSEALGEEVTVRTERARLVEYADKVGLAVDPKWGPGKLAEELFEELVVPGLQAPTFVRDYPEETSPLTRAHRSEPGLAEKWDLYVLGFELGTAYSELVDPVVQRERLVAQAQLAARGDDEAMRLDEDFLRAMEYGMPPAGGMGMGIDRLLMALTGLGIRETILFPLVRAE encoded by the coding sequence AGATGAAGGTCCGCCGGGAGAAGCGGGACCGGATGCTCGCCGACGGCGTCGAGCCGTACCCCGTCGGGTTTCCCCGGACCGACACCCTGGCCGAGGTCCGCGCGAGGTATGCCGACCTGCCCACCGACACGGCCACGGGCGACCGGGTCTCGGTCACCGGCCGGGTGATCTTCGTACGGAACACCGGCAAGCTCTGCTTCGCGACGCTGCGGGACGGCGACGGCACCGAGCTCCAGGCGATGCTCTCCCTCGACCGGGTCGGCGCGGAGCGGCTGGACGACTGGAAGCGCCTCGTCGACCTGGGCGACCACGTCGGGGTGACCGGCGAGGTGATCACCAGCCGGCGCGGCGAGCTGTCCGTGCTGGCCGAGCAGTGGGCGGTCACCGCGAAGGCGCTGCGCCCGCTGCCGGTGGCGCACAAGCCGCTCAGCGAGGAGGCCCGGGTCCGCCAGCGCTACGTCGACCTGATCGTGCGCCCGCAGGCGCGCCAGATGGTGCGTACGCGGGCCGCGGCCGTGCGCAGCCTGCGCGACTGCCTGCACGGGCAGGGCTTCGTCGAGGTGGAGACCCCGATGCTCCAGTTGCTGCACGGCGGCGCGGCGGCCCGGCCATTCGTGACCCACAGCAATGCGTTGAGCACCGATCTGTATCTGCGAATCGCGCCGGAACTGTTTCTCAAGCGCGCCGTGGTCGGCGGCGTCGATCGGGTGTTCGAGATCAACCGTAACTTCCGTAATGAGGGTGTCGACTCTTCGCACTCGCCGGAGTTCGCGATGCTGGAGGCCTACCAGGCGTACGGCGACTACGACACGATGGCGGCGCTGACCCGCAATCTGGTGCAGGAGGCCGCGATCGCGGTCGGCGGGTCGACCGTGGTGACGCACGCGGATGGCCGCGAGTTCGATCTGGGCGGCGAGTGGCGCTCCGTGACCCTCTTCGGGGTGCTTTCGGAGGCGCTCGGCGAAGAGGTCACCGTCCGCACCGAGCGGGCCCGCCTCGTCGAGTACGCCGACAAGGTCGGCCTGGCCGTCGACCCGAAGTGGGGGCCGGGCAAGCTCGCCGAGGAGCTGTTCGAGGAACTGGTCGTGCCGGGGCTCCAGGCGCCGACGTTCGTGCGGGACTACCCGGAGGAGACCAGCCCGCTGACCCGGGCCCACCGCAGCGAGCCGGGGCTGGCCGAGAAGTGGGACCTCTACGTCCTCGGGTTCGAGCTGGGCACCGCGTACTCGGAGCTGGTCGACCCGGTGGTGCAGCGGGAACGGCTCGTCGCCCAGGCCCAGCTCGCGGCCCGCGGCGACGACGAGGCCATGCGGCTGGACGAGGACTTTCTCCGGGCCATGGAGTACGGAATGCCCCCGGCCGGCGGCATGGGAATGGGAATCGACCGGCTGTTGATGGCGCTGACGGGCCTGGGAATTCGGGAAACCATCCTCTTCCCGTTGGTCCGCGCGGAGTAG
- a CDS encoding histone-like nucleoid-structuring protein Lsr2: MAKQIIHKLVDDLDGGDADETVKFALDGVQYEIDLSATNAEKLREVFSPYVANGTKVGRGGVVVGGRAARGRGGATADREQNKAIRAWAKREGKEISDRGRIPQEIVDEFHAKR; encoded by the coding sequence GTGGCCAAGCAGATCATTCACAAGCTGGTCGATGACCTGGACGGCGGGGACGCTGACGAGACCGTCAAGTTCGCGCTCGACGGGGTTCAGTACGAGATCGACCTGTCCGCCACGAACGCCGAGAAATTGCGGGAGGTTTTCTCGCCCTACGTCGCGAACGGCACCAAGGTGGGCCGGGGCGGCGTGGTGGTCGGCGGGCGGGCCGCGCGCGGCCGGGGCGGTGCCACCGCCGACCGCGAGCAGAACAAGGCGATCCGGGCCTGGGCCAAGCGCGAGGGCAAGGAGATCTCCGACCGGGGACGCATCCCGCAGGAGATCGTGGACGAGTTCCACGCCAAGCGCTGA